The following coding sequences are from one Natrarchaeobaculum sulfurireducens window:
- a CDS encoding MFS transporter: protein MSSHSAADDPFQKLVLSVGFLAVAASAFLARESPATGYELSIYTMTPMAVWAGLLFALAVALAVAFVPTASERSPVRSLAVGLGGLVVFTFASTPILRGYRYMGQHDALTHLGWARGISEGTVSPFDLFYPGIHTVSVLVSSVLEVPLERGLFVVVLVSMLVFWTFISLTVWTITESRVATIVAAFSAFLLLPVTTLSMYLTPHAMSQAVLFSALLCYLFVSYLRTDRDRAAVTGVGAAFAIAGIAAVIYHPQLLAHLIAAFVAVCVVQFLARRVSRAGPIADQTPMYGQVLFLIGLFLVWTANHGFFSDTISYFLASVVEFVRSGGGTPGGSAQTQGESVAAIGGSILELFFRLFTPQLVFSILAGLFGLAALFVTRSVWVRRVRPESVYFVAGLVALVPVFFMYFFASGSSMYFRVFGLMMVFITILGALAIAGIGARLSSAGSTDGSSGGADGSSSTSGGSREKPNGPIVGHPAFALVFALLLVLSLVAIFPSPYTYAPSPHVSETTMSGYETAFASQDEEVDYLGLRDGPNRFDDAVNGNEQRSHYHFNVDAATLRGDVSSEYDEDRYLVLTEMDYEREVSAYHGLRYTEGDLAAVESQPNVDRIQSNGEFDRYYVHDTSPDV, encoded by the coding sequence ATGTCCAGTCACTCCGCAGCCGACGATCCGTTCCAGAAGCTGGTGCTCTCGGTCGGCTTCCTCGCCGTCGCCGCGAGCGCCTTCCTCGCGCGGGAATCGCCAGCGACCGGCTACGAGCTGTCGATTTACACGATGACTCCGATGGCGGTCTGGGCGGGGCTCTTGTTTGCACTGGCGGTTGCACTCGCTGTCGCGTTCGTCCCGACTGCGAGCGAACGGTCGCCTGTTCGATCACTGGCGGTCGGCCTCGGCGGTCTGGTCGTCTTCACCTTCGCGAGCACACCGATCCTGCGTGGCTACCGCTACATGGGTCAACACGACGCGTTGACCCACCTCGGCTGGGCTCGCGGGATCAGCGAGGGGACGGTTAGTCCGTTCGACCTCTTCTATCCGGGGATCCACACGGTGTCGGTGCTGGTCAGTTCAGTGCTCGAGGTCCCGCTCGAGCGGGGGCTGTTCGTCGTCGTCCTCGTCTCGATGCTCGTCTTCTGGACGTTCATCTCACTCACCGTCTGGACGATCACGGAGAGTCGGGTCGCGACCATCGTCGCTGCGTTCTCGGCGTTCTTGTTGTTGCCGGTGACGACGCTTTCGATGTATCTCACCCCCCACGCGATGTCCCAGGCGGTGCTGTTCTCGGCGCTGTTGTGTTATCTGTTCGTGTCGTATCTCCGGACGGATCGCGACCGAGCGGCGGTTACGGGGGTCGGCGCCGCGTTCGCGATCGCCGGCATCGCAGCCGTCATCTACCATCCACAGCTTCTGGCCCACCTGATCGCCGCGTTCGTCGCAGTCTGTGTCGTCCAATTTCTCGCCCGACGCGTCTCTCGAGCCGGCCCAATCGCCGACCAGACGCCGATGTACGGCCAGGTACTGTTCTTGATCGGGCTCTTTCTCGTCTGGACTGCAAATCACGGCTTCTTCAGTGACACGATTAGCTACTTTCTCGCATCGGTAGTCGAGTTCGTCCGCAGCGGTGGCGGCACTCCGGGCGGCTCGGCCCAGACTCAAGGCGAGTCCGTCGCGGCTATCGGCGGCAGCATCCTCGAACTCTTTTTTAGGCTCTTTACGCCACAGCTGGTGTTTTCGATACTCGCAGGTCTGTTCGGGCTGGCTGCTCTCTTTGTGACCCGATCAGTATGGGTTCGACGAGTTCGTCCCGAGTCCGTCTACTTCGTCGCCGGGCTGGTCGCACTCGTTCCAGTCTTTTTCATGTACTTCTTCGCCTCCGGCTCGAGCATGTACTTCCGGGTCTTCGGCCTCATGATGGTCTTCATAACGATCCTCGGAGCGCTCGCGATCGCCGGCATCGGGGCTCGGCTCTCGAGTGCTGGATCGACCGACGGCTCGAGTGGGGGGGCTGACGGCTCGAGCAGTACATCTGGTGGCTCGAGAGAGAAGCCGAACGGCCCTATTGTCGGCCATCCAGCGTTCGCTCTCGTCTTCGCGCTGTTGCTCGTCCTGTCGCTGGTCGCGATCTTTCCGTCACCGTACACCTACGCACCGTCACCACACGTCAGCGAGACGACGATGAGCGGCTACGAGACTGCCTTCGCATCGCAAGACGAGGAGGTCGACTACCTCGGCCTTCGTGACGGCCCGAACCGGTTCGACGACGCCGTAAACGGTAACGAACAGCGGAGTCACTATCATTTCAACGTCGACGCGGCCACGCTTAGAGGCGACGTCTCGAGCGAGTACGACGAGGACCGGTACCTGGTGCTGACGGAAATGGACTACGAACGCGAAGTAAGCGCCTACCACGGACTGCGGTACACCGAGGGCGACCTGGCCGCCGTCGAGTCCCAGCCCAACGTCGATCGTATCCAGTCGAACGGCGAGTTCGACCGCTACTACGTCCACGATACGTCGCCGGACGTGTGA
- a CDS encoding DUF1616 domain-containing protein — MKDRQRETIQPVSATGQGTSSVTPRLPIDLLGVAGVALIAIVLLAVVEVTSPVVRAVVGVPLLFLAPGYATVSILFPRASALESADDRRFLGQTRTVSDGERLALSFGLSVALLPMLGLTMAAATVALTGPAIVTTVGVFVLGSVFVAALRRGRVPAGERYSLRLGRKLGRLWGAIVGGSVVHTAVNVVLVGSMLVALTSVGYGFVSPQQGEGYTSLELLSEDDSGEYVASDYPTELEPGDPIELTVAVENQEGVDTEYTAVVQEQWVDDSDVIDRTTHDDINLAVGDDETVHADLEVTPDAESGTVRVAVLLYDGSPPEEPTTDNAYRYGYVWVDIDESLEED, encoded by the coding sequence ATGAAAGACAGACAGCGAGAAACGATTCAGCCGGTTTCGGCGACCGGCCAGGGGACCAGCAGTGTCACACCCCGCCTCCCGATCGATCTGCTCGGCGTCGCGGGTGTTGCTCTCATCGCAATCGTGTTGCTGGCGGTCGTCGAAGTCACCTCGCCGGTCGTTCGCGCGGTCGTCGGAGTCCCATTGCTGTTTCTCGCGCCCGGATACGCGACCGTTTCGATCCTCTTTCCGCGTGCGTCAGCGCTCGAGTCGGCCGACGACCGGCGGTTTCTCGGCCAGACCAGAACCGTCAGCGACGGGGAACGACTCGCACTCTCGTTCGGGCTGAGCGTCGCGCTCTTGCCGATGCTCGGGTTGACGATGGCCGCGGCCACCGTCGCGCTGACCGGCCCCGCAATCGTCACCACCGTCGGTGTGTTCGTCCTCGGCAGTGTGTTCGTGGCGGCGCTCAGACGAGGACGTGTCCCGGCAGGTGAACGGTATTCACTTCGACTCGGTCGGAAACTGGGTCGGCTCTGGGGGGCGATCGTCGGCGGCTCCGTGGTCCACACCGCGGTCAACGTAGTCCTCGTCGGCAGCATGCTCGTTGCCCTGACGAGCGTCGGGTACGGGTTCGTCTCGCCACAGCAGGGCGAAGGGTACACGAGCCTCGAGTTGCTTTCCGAAGACGACTCCGGCGAGTACGTCGCCAGCGACTACCCGACCGAGCTGGAGCCGGGCGACCCCATCGAACTGACCGTCGCCGTCGAGAATCAGGAGGGTGTTGACACCGAATACACGGCCGTCGTCCAGGAACAGTGGGTCGACGACAGCGACGTTATCGATCGGACGACACACGACGACATCAACCTCGCGGTCGGCGACGACGAGACCGTCCACGCCGACCTCGAGGTGACGCCCGACGCCGAGAGCGGAACCGTCCGCGTCGCCGTCTTGCTCTACGACGGCTCACCACCCGAGGAGCCGACGACCGACAACGCCTACCGGTACGGCTACGTCTGGGTCGACATCGACGAATCGCTCGAGGAGGACTGA
- a CDS encoding universal stress protein encodes MTFLVATDGSAVSDTAVEHAAHEASTWETSLQVVHVLTPETEFVDGNLVLPGEAEAIEHGERTLEQAEQVAAETAADHDTEIEIETELLAGRPAESIAEYAEKADVRGIYVGHRGFSDKREQVVGSVAKTVVDKATVPVTIIK; translated from the coding sequence ATGACGTTTCTCGTCGCAACCGATGGCTCGGCGGTCAGTGATACAGCAGTCGAACACGCGGCACACGAAGCGAGCACGTGGGAGACGTCGTTACAGGTCGTCCACGTGTTGACTCCCGAGACCGAGTTCGTCGATGGGAACCTCGTCCTCCCTGGCGAAGCGGAGGCGATCGAACACGGCGAACGAACGCTCGAGCAGGCCGAACAAGTGGCCGCTGAGACGGCGGCCGACCACGACACCGAGATCGAAATCGAGACCGAACTGCTGGCCGGTCGGCCCGCGGAGTCGATCGCCGAATACGCCGAGAAAGCGGACGTTCGCGGCATCTACGTGGGTCACCGCGGGTTCTCGGACAAGCGCGAGCAGGTGGTCGGCAGCGTCGCGAAGACGGTCGTCGACAAAGCGACCGTACCCGTAACGATCATCAAGTAG